The nucleotide sequence GCGTGGCCCAGTCGGTGGTCTGCACGTCGACGTTGAAGCCGACCTGCTTGAGCAACTGGCCGTACACCGCCGGCAGCTTGTTCAGCGCGGGCGAGTCGCCCGGCAGCAGGATGACCACGGGCTTGCCGTCGTAGCCCGATTCCTTGAGCAGCTTGCGCGCTTCCTCGAACTGCGGCTTGCCGGTGTAGAAGCCGGTCTTGTCGCTCGCATAGGTCGAGCCGCAGAGGTAGATCGAGATGCAGGGCTTGTAGAAGTCGCGGAAGGTGGCCTGGGCGCGCAGCAGCGCCTCCTGGTTGATGGCGAGCATCGCGGCGCGCAGCGCCTTCGGGTTGTCGAAGGGCGGCACCTTGTGGTTGTAGACCACGGTGTAGGGGCCCGCGGGCATCACGTCGACCAGCTCGATCTTCTCGTTGGTACGCATGCCGGCATAACCCGAGCTGGGCACGGTCTCGAGCATGTCGACCTCGCCGTTGAGCAGCGCGTTGGCCTGCGTCTGCGGGTCGCGCAGCAGCACCCACTCGACGCGGTCCACGTGCACCACCTTGCCGCCGGCCAGGCCCGAGGCCGGTTCCTTGCGCGGCACGTAGGCCGTGTTCTTTCGGTAGACGATGCGGTCGCCGGGGCGGAAGTCCTCCTTGGCGAGCGTGAAGGGACCCGAGCCGATCATCTCCTCGATCTGCCGGTCGGCCGGCGTGTCAGCCACGCGCTTGGGCATGATGAAGGGCACCAGCGGATTGGGCTTGCCGAGCGCGTCGAGCACCACGCCGAAGGGCTGCTTGAAGCTCATGCGAAAGCCGTTCGGGCCCTCGGCTGCGATGCTGTCCATGGCCTCGTACATCTTCTGGCCCAGCGTGTCGCGCTTGGCCCAGCGTGCGAGCGAGGCGATCACGTCCTGCGAGGTGACCGGCGCGCCGTCGTGGAACTTCAGGCCCGGGCGCAGCGTGAAGGTCCAGACCTTGTTGTCGGCGCTCGCGCTGTACTTGTCGACCATCTGCGGCTTGATCGCACCCTTCTCGTCCATCGCGAACAGGGTGTCGTAGATCATCAGGCCGTGGTTGCGCGTGATGTTCGCCGTGGTCCAGATCGGGTCGAGGATCTTGAGGTCGGACGAGGGCACGGTGCGAAGCACCGTCTCGGCGCCGGCGCCGGCGCCGAAGGTCAGGGCCAGTGCCGACAGGGCGGCTGCCGCGGCGTGGCGCGGCGAGAGATGGAGTGCCATGGAGCCTTACTTCTTTCGGGAGGGAGCGGAGGACGGAGGAACGGGGGCAGGCGGCGATTCCTTGCTCTCGCGCAGTTGCTGCAGCAGGAATTCGAAGATGTCGCGCGTGCGCTCCTCGGAGTCGATGAGCTTGCGCAGGATGCGGTGCAGGCTGTCGACCTCCGCGGCGCTCAGCGTGTCGAGGAAGCGCAACTCCATCTCGTGGCCGAGGGGCTCGGCGCGCAGCACCATGTCGAGGCCGCTCTCGCTCAGGCACAGGCAGATCTGCCGCGCGTCCTCGGTGCCGACGTGGCGCTCGACCAGTTGGCGCTGCACCAGCGAGCTCACCAGCTTGGAGACCAGCGTCTTTTCGATGCCGCAGGTCTGCACCAACTGGCCGATGGTGATGCCGGGCGCGCCGCCGATCATGCGCAGCAGGCGCACGTCGCGGATCGAGATGCCGAGCTCGATCTCGTAGACCCGCGAGCCGCGGTCGCGCGTGCGCTCCGAGGCGATGTCCATCAGGACGTTGAGGTAGTCGGTCTTGAGTTGCAGCGGGGCGTGCATGAGCTTGTAGGAGAAATCTTCAATAGTTGAAATATTCAACTATCTTGGCGACCTATGCAAGCTCCGGGCCAGGTGGCGAGGGAAATCCCCTAGGACGGGGACTTCCGAGGGAAATCCGTGGAAAAGAGAGGCGGCGGACCTTCGAGCCCGCGCCCGGGCATCACCGATCCGGTGCGCCGGACGCACCGGCACAGCGCCCGGTGCATCCGCGCGCGCATCCGGTCAGGCCGCGTCGCGCCGCACGATCACCTGCCCGTTGCGCGCACCGCTGTGCGCCCCATCGCGCCAGGTCAGCGCGCCATTCACGATCACCGCCTCGATGCCCTCGGCCGCCTGCGTCGGCTCCTGGTAGTTCGCGGTGTCGCGCACGGTCTTCGCATCGAACACCACCACGTCCGCGTGGTGGCCGGG is from Variovorax paradoxus and encodes:
- a CDS encoding MarR family transcriptional regulator — translated: MHAPLQLKTDYLNVLMDIASERTRDRGSRVYEIELGISIRDVRLLRMIGGAPGITIGQLVQTCGIEKTLVSKLVSSLVQRQLVERHVGTEDARQICLCLSESGLDMVLRAEPLGHEMELRFLDTLSAAEVDSLHRILRKLIDSEERTRDIFEFLLQQLRESKESPPAPVPPSSAPSRKK
- a CDS encoding ABC transporter substrate-binding protein is translated as MALHLSPRHAAAAALSALALTFGAGAGAETVLRTVPSSDLKILDPIWTTANITRNHGLMIYDTLFAMDEKGAIKPQMVDKYSASADNKVWTFTLRPGLKFHDGAPVTSQDVIASLARWAKRDTLGQKMYEAMDSIAAEGPNGFRMSFKQPFGVVLDALGKPNPLVPFIMPKRVADTPADRQIEEMIGSGPFTLAKEDFRPGDRIVYRKNTAYVPRKEPASGLAGGKVVHVDRVEWVLLRDPQTQANALLNGEVDMLETVPSSGYAGMRTNEKIELVDVMPAGPYTVVYNHKVPPFDNPKALRAAMLAINQEALLRAQATFRDFYKPCISIYLCGSTYASDKTGFYTGKPQFEEARKLLKESGYDGKPVVILLPGDSPALNKLPAVYGQLLKQVGFNVDVQTTDWATLVTRRTKKDLPENGGWNAFITFWGGVDASSPIGYSPLTGNGDQGYFGWPTVPELETLKSKFIATTDLAQRKEIATRIQQLVLDNGVLAPLGEVRAPTAVRRGVITGLLPSPGVLYWNVQKKQSPQ